The following are encoded in a window of Fulvia fulva chromosome 7, complete sequence genomic DNA:
- a CDS encoding Peroxisomal membrane associated protein 20 — protein sequence MSALVDKLKGKAKTLSKGDKIPSSAALKEDNPEKGTVDLSSLPGTNIIVGVPGAFTPPCSSQVPGYVQQADQFAAKGVKGIYIVAVNDAFTTQAWKEKLNANHPLVHFLADDTGAFSKAAGLDFDASGLLGNHRSQRYAAIVENGAVKDIFVEDEAPGVTVTEAAKVLQHV from the exons ATGTC CGCACTCGTCGACAAGCTCAAGGGCAAGGCGAAGACCCTCTCCAAAGGCGACAAGATCCCCTCCTCCGCCGCCCTCAAGGAAGACAACCCCGAGAAAGGCACCGTCGACCTCTCCTCCCTCCCCGGCACCAACATCATCGTCGGCGTCCCCGGCGCCTTCACCCCACCCTGCTCCTCGCAAGTCCCCGGCTACGTCCAGCAAGCCGACCAATTCGCGGCCAAGGGCGTCAAGGGCATCTACATCGTCGCTGTCAACGATGCCTTCACCACCCAGGCCTGGAAGGAGAAGCTGAATGCCAACCACCCACTTGTGCACTTCCTCGCCGACGACACTGGTGCGTTCTCGAAGGCTGCGGGTCTCGATTTTGATGCGAGTGGGTTGTTGGGCAACCACCGTTCGCAGAGGTATGCGGCCATTGTGGAGAATGGGGCTGTGAAGGATATTTTTGTGGAGGATGAGGCGCCGGGTGTTACTGTAACTGAGGCTGCTAAGGTTCTACAGCATGTTTAG
- a CDS encoding Putative esterase: MSQRCLPFVKSVWESFRANSGLEPRLLDGLRVTAARPGTVNFELDIQKEHTNRLQILHGGTIASMVDLGGSLAVASRGLFATGVSTDLNVTYLNSGGKVGDTIRAEVTCDKFGKTLAYTSIKFLNNKDEVVARGSHTKYVSIAWKDPNNITEELSPRPGSSSG; this comes from the exons ATGTCACAACGCTGTCTTCCTTTCGTCAAATCAGTGTGGGAGTCCTTCAGGGCCAATTCAGGCTTGGAGCCAAG ACTGCTTGATGGC CTACGAGTCACTGCTGCCAGGCCTGGGACTGTGAATTTCGAGCTGGACATACAGAAGGAACATACT AACCGTCTCCAAATCCTTCATGGCGGCACGATAGCGTCGATGGTTGATCTGGGTGGGAGTCTGGCAGTTGCTTCTCGGGGCTTGTTCGCTACGGGTGTTAGCACGGATCTGAATG TTACTTATCTCAACTCCGGCGGCAAAGTCGGCGACACGATCAGAGCGGAAGTCACTTGTGATAAGTTCGGCAAAACACTTGCTTACACCTCTATCAAGTTTCTGAACAATAAGGATGAGGTTGTGGCGAGGGGGAGTCATACCAAGTATGTGAGTATTGCGTGGAAGGATCCGAACAACATCACTGAAGAGTTGAGTCCGAGGCCTGGGTCGAGTTCTGGGTGA